A single region of the Chryseobacterium culicis genome encodes:
- a CDS encoding NAD-dependent epimerase/dehydratase family protein, whose protein sequence is MIFVTGATGILGRIIVLELLKRGEKVRASKRPGSNLNEVKHSYSFYTENPDDFFNKIEWVNVDFDDLDSLKTALEGVDEVYHCAAKVSFHPKDEKEMYHTNIKGTENLLFACEGSEVKKFLHVSSVAVLDNFNEKGELDEDSDFNPKLEHSAYAISKHLSEMEVWRASAEGLNVIIINPGMIVGSGNWNQSSGELFSTFEDNGFTFSGGSAYVDVRDVANTAIGLMENNLFGERFIIVAENNRYADLAKQVRTRLGLKDARILSQSVLNIGRIANTLFGWLIPKLKMVTKSNIEAISSFNTISNHKVKEKLNYQFIPVKESIDFHLNNYINDKKLKK, encoded by the coding sequence ATGATTTTTGTAACAGGTGCTACCGGAATTCTGGGAAGAATAATTGTACTGGAACTTCTTAAAAGAGGGGAAAAGGTACGTGCTTCCAAACGACCGGGCAGCAATTTAAACGAAGTAAAGCATTCATATAGCTTTTATACGGAGAATCCTGACGATTTTTTCAACAAAATTGAATGGGTAAACGTAGATTTTGACGATCTCGATTCCTTGAAAACGGCTCTGGAAGGCGTAGATGAGGTGTATCACTGTGCTGCAAAAGTAAGTTTTCATCCGAAAGATGAAAAAGAAATGTACCACACCAATATCAAGGGTACTGAGAATCTTTTGTTTGCCTGTGAAGGATCGGAAGTTAAAAAATTTCTCCATGTAAGTTCTGTTGCTGTTCTCGATAATTTTAATGAAAAAGGAGAACTGGACGAAGATTCTGACTTTAATCCGAAACTGGAACATTCTGCCTATGCAATTTCAAAACACCTATCCGAAATGGAGGTGTGGAGAGCTTCAGCGGAAGGCCTCAATGTGATCATCATCAATCCGGGAATGATTGTAGGAAGCGGAAACTGGAATCAAAGCAGCGGTGAACTTTTCTCTACTTTTGAAGACAACGGTTTTACCTTTTCAGGAGGTTCTGCTTACGTAGATGTAAGAGATGTTGCCAATACGGCGATAGGATTAATGGAAAATAACCTTTTCGGAGAACGTTTTATTATTGTTGCTGAAAATAACAGATATGCCGACCTTGCAAAACAGGTCAGAACCCGCCTGGGACTTAAAGATGCCAGAATTCTTTCACAATCTGTATTAAATATCGGAAGAATTGCCAATACCCTTTTCGGATGGCTGATCCCGAAACTGAAAATGGTCACCAAATCGAATATTGAGGCCATTTCTTCATTCAACACCATTTCCAATCACAAAGTCAAAGAAAAGCTGAACTATCAGTTTATTCCTGTAAAAGAAAGCATAGACTTTCACCTGAATAATTATATTAACGACAAAAAGCTGAAGAAATGA
- a CDS encoding MvdD family ATP-grasp ribosomal peptide maturase — MNKILIITHTADNFSIEKVTEYIEKNNCEVIRFDVDVYPLQNKLSTIFQDGEWISILETPEAKHRLDDISAIWYRRAYNIGKGLREEMDTKFYGAAMGEIRNTLFGFFESVDAYSLGKPSVYRRLDSKEEQLKIADKLGLTIPATCLTNNPDEARKFILKHQNVVAKMQTGFAIYENGVENVVFTNVVSEDKLEELDSLLYCPMQFQQMIQKKKELRITIVGREVYAFEIDSQQSEDAKVDWRKDGVNLIDKWNRTELPADVEAKLLEMLDIYNVDYGAIDMIVSPEDEYYFIEINAAGEFFWLDNLTEGNLISKSIADVLCDKAPRRNNEVMA, encoded by the coding sequence ATGAATAAAATTTTAATTATAACCCATACCGCAGATAATTTTTCTATTGAAAAAGTAACAGAATACATTGAAAAAAACAATTGTGAAGTCATTCGCTTTGATGTAGACGTATATCCTTTACAAAACAAGCTGTCCACTATTTTCCAGGACGGAGAATGGATAAGCATTCTTGAAACTCCTGAAGCAAAACACAGACTGGATGATATTTCTGCAATCTGGTACAGAAGAGCCTACAACATAGGAAAAGGTCTGCGAGAAGAAATGGATACCAAATTTTACGGTGCTGCGATGGGAGAAATCCGTAATACCCTTTTTGGTTTCTTCGAATCGGTAGATGCCTATTCTTTAGGAAAACCAAGTGTGTACAGAAGACTCGATAGTAAAGAAGAACAATTGAAAATTGCAGATAAATTAGGCCTTACCATTCCGGCAACCTGTCTTACCAACAATCCTGATGAAGCTAGAAAGTTTATTCTGAAACACCAAAATGTGGTGGCTAAAATGCAGACCGGTTTTGCCATTTATGAAAATGGTGTTGAAAATGTAGTGTTTACGAACGTTGTCAGCGAAGATAAACTGGAAGAACTGGATTCATTGTTGTACTGCCCAATGCAGTTTCAGCAGATGATTCAAAAGAAAAAAGAACTTCGTATTACCATTGTGGGAAGAGAAGTCTATGCATTCGAAATAGATTCTCAGCAGTCTGAAGATGCTAAAGTAGACTGGAGAAAAGATGGGGTGAATCTTATTGATAAATGGAACAGAACAGAACTTCCGGCAGATGTGGAAGCAAAACTCCTAGAAATGCTTGATATTTATAATGTTGATTACGGAGCAATAGATATGATTGTTTCTCCTGAAGATGAATATTACTTCATAGAGATCAATGCTGCAGGAGAATTCTTCTGGCTGGATAATCTTACAGAAGGAAACCTTATTTCCAAAAGTATTGCAGATGTTCTTTGTGACAAAGCACCGAGACGAAATAATGAGGTAATGGCTTAA
- a CDS encoding MvdC family ATP-grasp ribosomal peptide maturase: MILCITHSQDFYNIDIFFEYLTSQNIPYFRLNSDRLNHLQKISIHENSFELTDESGETIHSDTIKGVWHRKAWRISAPEELDEDYERIFLNEYGSLRYNLMTALEHIPWINPYENEKKVDGNKIFQLKVAQRNNLTIPKTIFSNDEEKITTFFYQYCQGKAIAKLHGVTAKTMSGENMISTTVIEEESLEHLSDIAYCPMIFQPYIDKEYELRIVYVDGDFFTGKINNSENADWRVAREGYFWEAYELPDAVKANLTSMMHEMGLYIGAIDMIKGKDGAYYFLEVNPQGEWGMLQKELGFPIAERIADNLIKRINFHE, from the coding sequence ATGATTCTCTGCATCACCCATTCACAGGATTTTTATAATATCGATATTTTTTTTGAATACCTGACGTCTCAAAATATTCCCTATTTCAGACTCAATTCTGACCGTCTGAACCATCTTCAGAAAATCAGCATCCATGAAAACTCATTTGAGCTCACGGATGAGTCAGGGGAAACGATCCATTCCGATACCATAAAAGGAGTATGGCACAGGAAAGCCTGGAGGATCAGTGCTCCTGAAGAACTGGATGAGGACTATGAAAGAATTTTTCTCAACGAATATGGAAGTCTGAGATATAATCTGATGACAGCTTTAGAACATATTCCCTGGATTAACCCTTATGAAAATGAAAAAAAAGTAGATGGAAATAAGATATTTCAGCTGAAAGTAGCCCAAAGAAATAACTTAACCATTCCCAAAACCATTTTTTCCAATGATGAAGAAAAAATAACAACATTTTTCTATCAATACTGTCAGGGAAAAGCTATTGCTAAACTTCATGGGGTAACAGCGAAAACAATGTCAGGAGAAAACATGATTTCCACTACAGTTATTGAGGAGGAATCTTTGGAACACCTTTCAGATATCGCTTACTGTCCGATGATTTTTCAACCTTATATTGACAAAGAATACGAATTGAGAATCGTGTATGTAGATGGAGATTTCTTTACAGGAAAAATCAATAACAGTGAAAATGCAGACTGGAGAGTAGCCCGTGAAGGGTATTTCTGGGAAGCTTATGAATTACCTGATGCTGTGAAAGCAAATCTCACTTCTATGATGCACGAAATGGGACTTTATATAGGCGCGATCGATATGATCAAAGGAAAAGACGGAGCCTATTATTTCCTTGAAGTCAATCCGCAGGGAGAATGGGGAATGCTGCAGAAAGAACTGGGGTTTCCCATTGCAGAAAGAATTGCCGATAATCTTATCAAAAGAATCAATTTCCATGAATAA
- a CDS encoding microviridin/marinostatin family tricyclic proteinase inhibitor — MKNQNSKKKPFFASFLEKQVKDPETVKGGTDVTLAERDLITKPAIDTVTSPKDDMMHTLKYPSDGDDDTIFIPL; from the coding sequence ATGAAAAACCAAAACTCAAAGAAGAAGCCATTTTTCGCATCATTCTTAGAAAAGCAGGTGAAAGATCCTGAAACGGTAAAAGGAGGAACTGACGTAACCCTTGCTGAAAGGGATTTGATCACAAAACCTGCCATAGATACGGTGACTTCTCCAAAAGATGATATGATGCACACGCTGAAATATCCATCAGACGGTGATGATGATACCATCTTTATTCCACTGTAA
- a CDS encoding microviridin/marinostatin family tricyclic proteinase inhibitor, which yields MENKNSKKKPFFASFLEKQVKDPETVKGGGITSVLVDQITTSLQDQITTPLKDNVTTPDNDNVTMKYPSDGDDDVLEVE from the coding sequence ATGGAAAACAAAAATTCAAAAAAGAAGCCATTTTTTGCGTCATTCTTAGAAAAACAGGTTAAAGATCCTGAAACAGTAAAAGGAGGAGGTATTACTTCCGTACTTGTAGACCAAATTACTACATCCCTTCAGGATCAGATCACGACTCCTCTTAAGGATAATGTTACAACACCAGATAATGACAATGTAACGATGAAATATCCATCTGACGGAGATGATGATGTTTTAGAAGTAGAATAA
- a CDS encoding alpha/beta fold hydrolase, whose protein sequence is MEILNSKIFGENVTNTPLLVFHGLFGMLDNWGSFGKDLGEYLPVHLIDLRNHGRSFHSESMSHDDLADDIARYMDHYGIQKAHVLGHSLGGKAVMQFAIKYPERVEKLIVVDISPKAYPPHHQGIIKALETVDFDTVSSRNEVEAVLNQYIPERSTVQFLTKNLYWDDNKKLGWRFNLKTLSEKYTEFVSNAIKFGVFEGDTLFIAGAKSNYILPQDEFGIKQQFPKAKIVTVQNAGHWVQAENPVDFANVVKEFLGLN, encoded by the coding sequence ATGGAAATTTTAAACTCAAAAATATTCGGCGAAAATGTAACCAATACGCCGCTTCTCGTATTTCACGGATTATTCGGAATGCTAGACAACTGGGGAAGTTTCGGAAAGGATCTGGGAGAATATCTTCCTGTGCATCTGATTGATCTTAGAAACCATGGACGAAGCTTTCATTCAGAAAGTATGTCTCATGATGATCTGGCAGACGATATTGCACGCTATATGGATCATTACGGAATTCAGAAAGCTCATGTTCTGGGACATTCATTAGGGGGAAAGGCAGTAATGCAGTTTGCCATAAAATATCCTGAACGTGTTGAAAAGCTTATCGTTGTCGATATTTCACCTAAAGCATATCCGCCACATCATCAGGGAATTATCAAAGCACTGGAAACCGTTGACTTTGATACCGTATCCTCAAGAAATGAAGTGGAAGCCGTTCTGAACCAGTATATTCCGGAAAGATCTACCGTGCAGTTTTTAACGAAAAACTTGTATTGGGATGACAATAAAAAACTGGGCTGGAGATTTAATCTGAAAACATTATCTGAAAAATATACTGAATTTGTATCCAACGCCATTAAATTCGGTGTTTTTGAAGGAGATACATTGTTTATTGCAGGAGCAAAGTCTAATTATATCCTGCCACAGGACGAATTTGGTATCAAGCAGCAATTTCCTAAAGCTAAAATAGTAACCGTACAAAATGCAGGACATTGGGTGCAGGCCGAAAATCCCGTTGATTTTGCAAATGTTGTTAAGGAATTTCTTGGTTTGAATTAA
- a CDS encoding pyridoxine 5'-phosphate synthase has protein sequence MTKLSVNINKIATLRNARGGETPSVTEAAVKIQEFGGQGITIHPRPDERHITRKDVYDLKPLVTTEFNIEGNPHQDFIDMVLEVKPEQVTLVPDADDAITSNAGWDTKKHLDYLTEIIAEFKKAGIRTSVFLDPLPELVEYAAKTGADRIELYTEAYAKNYLINKEQAIKPYYDTAVEASKLGLGINAGHDLSLENLKYFSDTIPNLLEVSIGHALVSEALYMGLENTVQAYLKRLAKW, from the coding sequence ATGACAAAACTAAGCGTAAACATTAATAAAATTGCGACGTTAAGAAATGCAAGAGGAGGTGAAACCCCAAGTGTTACAGAAGCTGCTGTAAAAATTCAGGAATTCGGAGGACAGGGGATTACCATTCATCCAAGACCTGATGAAAGGCACATCACAAGAAAAGATGTCTATGATCTGAAGCCATTGGTTACGACTGAGTTTAATATTGAAGGAAACCCTCATCAGGATTTTATTGACATGGTATTGGAAGTGAAGCCTGAACAGGTGACTCTGGTACCGGATGCTGATGATGCTATTACATCCAATGCAGGTTGGGATACCAAAAAACATCTTGATTACCTTACAGAGATCATTGCTGAATTTAAAAAAGCAGGAATCCGTACTTCTGTTTTCCTTGACCCTTTACCGGAACTGGTAGAATATGCAGCTAAAACAGGAGCAGACAGAATTGAACTGTATACCGAAGCTTACGCAAAAAATTATCTTATCAATAAAGAACAGGCCATAAAACCTTATTACGATACCGCTGTTGAAGCCAGCAAATTAGGATTGGGAATCAATGCCGGACATGATCTGAGTTTAGAAAATCTGAAGTACTTTTCAGATACCATTCCAAACCTGTTGGAAGTATCTATCGGACATGCTTTGGTTTCTGAAGCACTTTATATGGGATTGGAAAATACAGTACAGGCTTATTTGAAGAGACTGGCAAAATGGTAA
- a CDS encoding mechanosensitive ion channel family protein, producing MNDQLQETKNFIQELSEQLYIYITQISPSGLDWVFHIIVKLSLLLVLFFITDFIFKFIINSVFRLFHNEQKFPILKSIYQAKITNSVAHFAALIAVAGIQGSIFPENALPKTTIFIIRCINLGLVLMLAGMLYRSLTAFRNYFSIKQDFYKIMALNAISETVKILGLFIFTVVGLCVIFGIKGTTIVGSLGAITAVLVLVFRDTILGFVTGLHVATSKNLKVGDWVSIPKYSIEGNITEINLLTTKITNFDKTVSTIPTYDLMTTEIKNMQVMSESNTRRIKKSIYFNINSFKFLTDEDVERLKEINLISDYLEERASEIKKEKESLEHKDKIVNGRQLTNIGVFRYYAQKYIENDPDIDKNGTQMVRQLEITPQGLPLEVYCFANDSKWERFEEIQADIFDHLLVASKEFELQVMQVSVKV from the coding sequence ATGAATGACCAGTTACAAGAAACTAAAAACTTTATACAGGAGCTGAGCGAACAGCTTTACATTTATATTACCCAGATATCACCTTCCGGGCTGGACTGGGTTTTTCATATTATTGTAAAATTGAGTTTACTTCTTGTCTTGTTTTTTATTACTGATTTTATTTTTAAATTCATCATTAATTCTGTCTTCAGGTTATTTCATAATGAACAGAAGTTTCCCATTTTAAAATCTATTTATCAGGCCAAAATCACCAACTCCGTAGCACATTTTGCAGCTTTGATTGCTGTTGCCGGCATACAGGGGTCCATATTTCCGGAAAATGCACTGCCAAAAACAACCATTTTTATTATAAGATGTATCAATCTGGGATTGGTACTCATGTTAGCAGGAATGCTGTACAGATCATTGACTGCATTCAGAAATTATTTCAGCATCAAACAGGATTTTTACAAGATTATGGCGCTTAATGCTATTTCTGAAACCGTAAAAATTTTAGGACTTTTCATCTTTACAGTAGTCGGGCTTTGTGTGATTTTTGGCATCAAAGGAACCACTATTGTAGGAAGTCTTGGGGCCATTACAGCGGTGCTGGTATTGGTTTTCAGAGATACAATCTTAGGATTTGTAACAGGACTTCACGTAGCGACTTCTAAAAACCTGAAAGTAGGAGACTGGGTAAGTATTCCCAAATACAGCATTGAAGGAAATATTACGGAAATCAATCTTTTGACGACCAAAATCACCAATTTTGATAAAACGGTTTCAACCATTCCTACTTATGATCTGATGACCACGGAGATTAAGAATATGCAGGTGATGTCTGAATCCAATACCCGAAGAATAAAAAAATCAATCTACTTTAACATCAATTCTTTTAAATTTCTGACGGATGAAGATGTGGAGCGTTTAAAGGAGATTAATTTAATTTCAGATTACCTTGAAGAAAGAGCTTCAGAGATCAAAAAAGAAAAAGAAAGTCTTGAACATAAAGATAAAATCGTGAATGGAAGGCAGCTTACCAATATCGGTGTTTTCAGATATTACGCCCAGAAATATATTGAAAATGATCCGGATATTGATAAAAACGGAACCCAAATGGTTCGTCAGCTGGAGATTACTCCACAAGGGTTGCCTCTTGAGGTTTACTGCTTTGCCAATGATTCCAAATGGGAACGTTTTGAGGAAATACAGGCCGATATTTTTGACCACTTATTAGTCGCTTCAAAAGAATTTGAACTTCAGGTGATGCAGGTAAGCGTGAAAGTATAA